From the genome of Muricauda sp. SCSIO 64092, one region includes:
- a CDS encoding phytanoyl-CoA dioxygenase family protein: MKQDVNLEMANKGHEEIPGNPSTATSSKQKLNDRSNGKPLRVLSEEDWKFWVENGYIVIKNAIPREQAQTTADFLWEFDEKDPNDPETWYAAPRAEMKMKELTGTGMVEAYNNQHLWNNRQAQRVYDAFVDIWGTEKLWVTIDRANLNFPQRPGENKKGFIHWDYDPETRPQNVQGVLALADQTDENMGGFQCIPWLYRNYDTWKLTQPEDRDHFQPDTTGLEDKIVKVKMEAGDLLIFNSTQPHGIRPNKSGNKVRIAQYISMMPAEEDNQAMRDWRIHSWKNRVAPEGYAFTGDPRNWEQTKYDTAKLTPLGERLLGSTAW, encoded by the coding sequence ATGAAGCAAGATGTAAACTTAGAAATGGCAAATAAGGGCCATGAAGAGATTCCTGGAAATCCTTCAACGGCCACAAGTAGCAAACAAAAATTGAACGATCGTAGCAATGGAAAACCGTTAAGGGTCCTTTCTGAAGAAGATTGGAAGTTTTGGGTGGAAAATGGATATATCGTTATCAAGAATGCGATACCCAGGGAGCAGGCCCAAACCACTGCGGACTTTCTTTGGGAATTTGACGAAAAGGATCCGAACGACCCAGAGACCTGGTACGCTGCACCGAGGGCCGAAATGAAGATGAAGGAGTTGACAGGTACGGGAATGGTGGAGGCGTACAATAACCAACACCTTTGGAACAATAGGCAGGCGCAGCGGGTGTATGATGCCTTTGTGGATATTTGGGGCACGGAGAAATTATGGGTGACCATTGATCGGGCCAATCTTAATTTTCCACAACGGCCCGGGGAAAACAAAAAAGGCTTTATTCATTGGGATTATGATCCAGAGACCAGACCTCAAAATGTACAGGGGGTTTTGGCCTTGGCAGACCAGACCGATGAAAATATGGGTGGCTTTCAATGTATTCCGTGGTTGTACCGCAATTATGATACCTGGAAATTAACGCAACCGGAAGACCGCGACCATTTTCAGCCGGATACGACAGGTTTGGAGGACAAAATCGTTAAAGTAAAAATGGAAGCGGGAGATCTGCTCATTTTCAACAGTACCCAACCCCATGGTATCCGTCCCAATAAATCAGGGAACAAAGTGCGTATTGCGCAATACATTTCCATGATGCCTGCCGAAGAGGACAATCAAGCCATGAGGGACTGGCGCATCCACTCCTGGAAGAACAGGGTGGCCCCGGAAGGATATGCTTTTACGGGAGATCCACGGAACTGGGAACAGACCAAATACGATACGGCCAAATTAACCCCCCTTGGAGAAAGGTTACTGGGGTCGACCGCGTGGTAG
- a CDS encoding nicotinic acid mononucleotide adenyltransferase, which translates to MKAKKLLFGIFGIGLLASSCYTEVILEDDIIVGSPFNTDQALQSYDLWYVDINATQGNGEIPFLQRAFTLSFVNGVVFANNNIAGIGKTGNGLGIDVGSYGTLSGIVDIAHDLDGSWTFDVYAVNNGTLELYNRRTNTSYFLDGYQRRSFDYDRLFYENIDYLLQEFEAWEKTFTSEVGAVNEFDEENFLRFFPDSGGYFQSSVDTPGTPIPNLQWDYEGQYRVYDTNDETLKTLTLDYDYLGNDYFELYVIDDSTVELYHVASETVYEFTGRGFVQYLKSNGKLGKMRTKSTREKMNVERKRKM; encoded by the coding sequence ATGAAAGCAAAAAAACTACTATTCGGAATATTCGGGATTGGACTGTTGGCAAGTTCTTGCTATACCGAAGTTATTTTAGAGGACGATATTATCGTGGGGTCGCCTTTCAATACGGACCAGGCCTTGCAATCCTATGATTTATGGTATGTGGACATAAATGCCACCCAAGGGAATGGTGAGATTCCTTTTTTGCAACGCGCCTTTACCCTTTCTTTTGTCAATGGTGTTGTTTTTGCCAACAACAATATTGCAGGGATTGGAAAAACCGGTAATGGTTTGGGGATAGATGTGGGGAGTTATGGCACTCTAAGTGGTATAGTGGACATTGCCCACGATTTGGACGGGTCTTGGACTTTTGATGTTTATGCAGTAAACAACGGTACATTGGAACTTTATAACCGAAGGACCAATACCTCGTATTTCCTGGATGGGTATCAGCGTAGAAGTTTTGATTATGACCGTCTTTTTTATGAGAACATCGATTACTTATTGCAGGAGTTTGAAGCATGGGAAAAAACCTTTACGAGTGAAGTGGGTGCCGTAAATGAATTTGATGAAGAGAATTTCCTAAGATTTTTTCCTGACAGTGGGGGGTATTTCCAGTCTTCCGTGGACACGCCGGGGACCCCCATTCCAAATTTGCAATGGGATTACGAAGGGCAGTATCGGGTTTATGATACAAACGATGAAACGCTCAAAACTTTAACACTCGATTATGACTACTTGGGCAATGATTACTTTGAGCTTTACGTTATTGATGATAGTACTGTGGAGCTCTACCATGTAGCAAGTGAAACGGTGTACGAGTTTACCGGAAGGGGATTTGTACAGTATTTAAAGTCCAATGGAAAGTTGGGGAAAATGCGCACAAAATCCACTAGGGAGAAGATGAATGTGGAACGTAAACGAAAAATGTAA
- a CDS encoding SulP family inorganic anion transporter yields the protein MRKYLNLFDFKQKVDYKTEMLSGLTVALALVPEAIAFALIPGFSPLTGLYAAFVLALVTSILGGRPGMISGATGAVAVIFVGLILELKETFPGIDPTTILHYVFATVILAGVLQIGAGLLRLGKFIRLVPHPVMFGFVNGLAIIIFMAQFPNFYDKTTGELMSGSSLYVMLGLTLLTMLIIWGFPKLTKAIPSSLLAIVVVSAVVLGFGIDTLTVADTMREGESIKGGFPPLSIPQLPFTWETFRIIVPYAGIVAGVGLIESLLTLNIIDEITETRGSGNKECVAQGTANILSGFLSGMGGCAMIGQSLINTSSGARARLSGITAAVMLLVFIMFGSRLIERLPMAALVGLMFMVAIGTFEWASFKTFRKMPNSDVIVMVLVTLITAITHNLAVAVLLGVIISALAYSWENAKRIRARKYLDESGVKHYEIYGPLFFGSTTLFAEKFDVQNDPQEVIIDFQESRVADMSGIEALNKITERYRKAGKNVHLRHLSKDCRRLLQNADDIIEVNVLEDPTYKVVVDKI from the coding sequence ATGCGCAAATACCTGAATTTATTCGATTTTAAACAAAAGGTAGACTACAAAACAGAAATGCTTTCCGGACTAACGGTCGCCCTGGCCTTAGTCCCGGAAGCTATTGCGTTTGCCTTAATTCCCGGTTTTTCACCCTTGACCGGGCTGTATGCTGCTTTTGTTTTGGCATTGGTTACCTCCATCTTAGGGGGCCGACCCGGTATGATATCGGGAGCCACCGGGGCAGTGGCCGTGATTTTTGTGGGTTTGATCCTGGAACTAAAGGAAACCTTTCCAGGAATTGACCCAACCACTATCCTACATTATGTTTTTGCGACTGTTATCCTGGCGGGGGTATTACAAATAGGTGCAGGGTTATTGCGATTGGGGAAATTTATACGATTGGTCCCCCATCCTGTCATGTTCGGTTTTGTAAACGGTCTGGCCATTATCATCTTCATGGCCCAATTTCCCAACTTTTATGACAAAACTACTGGGGAACTGATGAGCGGTTCCAGTTTATACGTGATGTTGGGCCTAACGCTATTGACCATGTTGATCATTTGGGGATTCCCAAAGTTGACCAAGGCCATCCCTTCCTCATTATTGGCCATTGTGGTGGTCTCTGCCGTTGTCCTGGGTTTTGGGATTGACACCTTGACCGTTGCAGATACCATGCGGGAAGGGGAAAGTATAAAGGGTGGCTTTCCACCATTGTCCATTCCGCAGTTACCCTTTACCTGGGAAACGTTTAGGATTATAGTCCCCTACGCTGGGATAGTAGCAGGGGTAGGACTTATTGAAAGCCTGTTGACCTTGAACATTATTGATGAAATTACCGAAACAAGGGGCAGTGGTAACAAGGAATGTGTGGCCCAGGGGACGGCGAACATCCTTTCTGGATTTCTTTCGGGAATGGGGGGCTGTGCCATGATCGGCCAGAGTTTGATCAATACTTCCTCTGGGGCAAGGGCTAGGCTCTCAGGAATTACCGCCGCAGTAATGTTACTGGTTTTTATCATGTTTGGGAGCCGCTTAATTGAGCGTTTGCCCATGGCCGCTTTAGTGGGATTGATGTTTATGGTGGCCATAGGCACTTTTGAGTGGGCCAGTTTTAAGACCTTTCGGAAAATGCCCAATTCCGATGTCATTGTGATGGTTTTGGTGACCTTAATAACCGCTATTACCCATAATTTGGCAGTCGCCGTATTGTTGGGGGTCATCATTTCTGCCTTGGCCTATTCCTGGGAAAATGCAAAGCGCATTAGGGCGAGAAAGTATCTTGATGAAAGCGGGGTGAAGCATTACGAGATATATGGACCACTCTTCTTTGGTTCCACTACCTTGTTTGCAGAGAAGTTTGATGTGCAAAACGACCCCCAGGAAGTCATTATCGACTTTCAGGAAAGCCGGGTTGCCGATATGTCCGGTATTGAGGCCTTGAACAAAATTACGGAGCGTTACCGTAAGGCGGGCAAAAATGTACATCTAAGGCATTTGAGTAAGGATTGTAGACGGTTGCTGCAAAATGCCGATGATATTATTGAGGTGAACGTATTGGAAGATCCCACCTACAAAGTCGTGGTCGATAAAATATAG
- a CDS encoding helix-turn-helix domain-containing protein: MKVQLENIRPDEACSFRLLHNPKMNDLFFWHFHPEYELVYIEGASGTRHVGEHISNFVDSDLVLIGSYVPHLNFDYGIKTEYQKEVLHFDADFCGNVLSKIIELPKVPKLLERSQRGMAFYGKTKIEIGLRMKQMYPLDSFAQLLEVFKILASLSESDEFELLHDHPVLSNKVKSKQLRLQKVYEFISVNYQRKISVAEASDLLNLGNEAFCRYFKKVSGTTFTRFLNQYRVTQAKRLLLSGKNINEAFHESGFESLSYFNRVFKKVTGENPSAFKKRVRNRTTEVP; the protein is encoded by the coding sequence ATGAAGGTTCAATTAGAAAATATTAGACCGGACGAAGCCTGCTCCTTTAGGTTATTGCACAACCCCAAAATGAACGATCTCTTTTTTTGGCATTTTCATCCGGAATATGAATTGGTCTACATTGAGGGTGCCAGCGGTACCCGACATGTTGGGGAGCATATTTCCAATTTTGTGGATAGTGATCTGGTGCTCATTGGATCGTACGTTCCCCATCTAAATTTTGACTATGGCATTAAAACGGAATACCAAAAAGAGGTGTTGCATTTCGATGCCGATTTTTGTGGCAATGTGCTTTCCAAAATCATTGAGCTTCCCAAGGTTCCAAAGCTTTTGGAACGGTCCCAACGGGGAATGGCATTCTACGGGAAGACCAAGATTGAAATTGGGCTACGAATGAAGCAAATGTACCCCCTCGATAGTTTTGCACAGCTCCTTGAGGTATTTAAAATCCTGGCATCACTTTCGGAAAGCGATGAGTTTGAACTCTTGCACGACCATCCCGTCCTCTCCAATAAAGTCAAAAGCAAACAATTGCGTTTACAAAAGGTATATGAGTTTATTAGTGTGAATTATCAACGAAAAATAAGTGTTGCCGAGGCGTCCGACCTATTGAATCTGGGAAACGAAGCTTTTTGTCGGTATTTTAAAAAGGTCTCCGGTACCACGTTTACCCGCTTTCTAAACCAATACCGTGTAACCCAGGCCAAGCGGCTCCTATTATCCGGGAAAAACATTAACGAAGCCTTTCATGAGTCGGGCTTTGAAAGCCTGTCCTACTTTAACCGGGTTTTTAAAAAGGTTACCGGGGAAAATCCTTCGGCTTTCAAAAAAAGGGTGAGGAACCGAACAACAGAGGTCCCCTAA